The region GTCATCCAGTCCAAGCAAGGCGGCAAATCCGACACCTCTCATACCGCCCATAAGAGCTCTTTCTTGAGCGTTGAAGCGATAAGCAAAGCTCATCTTTTGTCCACCAATATGAACCTTGGCGTATTTTTCGGGACTATAAGTCTCTTGAAACACTATCACATAATCCACGCCGCACTCATGCAAGTATGCGTATTCATCGGAATTTAACGGATAAATCTCAACTCCGACATTACTAAATACTTTTGAAGCCTCCTTGCAAGCTTCGCCGATATAGCTTAAATCGCGCTTTTTAGCGCTCTCACCCGTAAGGATTAGCACGTCCTTAAGTCCACTTTTTGCGATACTTTCAAGCTCTGTTTTTATCTCGTCTACTTTTAGCCTTAGGCGCGAAATTTTATTATGCGAGCTAAATCCGCAATAAACGCAGTTGCTATCGCAAAAATTTGAGATATAAAGCGGAGTAAAAAGCTCAATGCCGTTTCCAAAATGCCTTTTCATCTCACTTTGAGCACGCGCTGCCATCTCTTCTAAAAACTCGCCAGCCGCAGGACTTAAAAGCGCACGAAGACCTTCTGCATCGACACGACTCATGCCAAGAGCTCTTTTTACATCAGACTTCGTATAGCCCTCATAGTTGTAGTTTTCGCGCAAATTTAAGACACGATTCATCAAGCTTTCATCTATGTGCTGCATGCCGTCCATATAACTCATCACGTCAAAATTTTTCACGCCCTACTCCAAAAATCCGCTTAGCGGGCTAGACGCTCTTGCCGTTTCGCTAATCTCGCCAAGCCCTGCCAGATAAGCAAGCCTACCCGCTTCGATAGATAGACCAAAAGCTTTTGCCATCGCTCGCACATTTCCTGAAGTGGCTATAGCGGTATTTGCCATCACGGCAGCGCAACCCATCTGCATAGCCTCACAAGCCTGAGCGGGGCTTCCGATACCCGCATCAACTATCACAGGTAGTTCTATCTCATCTATTAAAATTTTGATAAATTCACGAGTGGCGAGTCCTTTATTAGTACCGATAGGCGCTCCAAGAGGCATCACACAAGCAGCGCCGGCATTTACAAGATCGCGAGCCACGTTTAGATCAGGGTACATATAAGGCATTACGACAAAGCCCAAATTTGCAAGTTTCTCTGTCGCTTTTATCGTCTCGTAGTTATCAGGTAGCAAATATCTGCTGTCTTTTATACACTCGACTTTAACGAAGTCGCCACATCCAAGTTCGCGCGCAAGCTTTGCGATACGCACGGCTTCATCTGCATTTCTGGCCCCTGAAGTGTTTGGCAGGATAGTGATATCTTTTGGGATAAAGTCAAGTATATTTTCACTTCCACCCTCATTTACCCTGCGAAGCGCGAGCGTAACGATCTGGGCTTTTGCATCTTTTATCGCAGCCTCAAGCAAAGATAGAGAAAATTTGCCAGAACCTAAAATGAAGCGAGAGCTAAATTTATGCCCGCCAAGCTCTAAAAAATCATCTTTCACGCACGCTCCTTTTTTGCTCTTTGTAAAGCCAAGTTTAGCACCAAATTCGCCATCATTCCCGCACATATATTTACTCTTGGGCTCATTACACCATCTTTCATATCACTTGTTTCATCACCGCAAACATAAAATTTTTCGCTTACTTTTCGCACTTTCATCTCTCCGCTAAGTCCCGACATTCCGCTACTTGCTATAAACAAGCTATCTAAATTTGCAAGCACAAAATTTGCAAGCATAGCCTTTTGTTCGGCACTATCAAACGCTTCGCAAATCACGTCAAAGTTTTTTAAGATTTCTTTTGCGTTTTCAGCGGTGATCTTAGCCTCTATCGCCTCGATTTGCACTTGCGAAATACTTTCCAAAACTTCTTTAAGTACCACTACTTTTGGCTTGCCAATATCTTTTATAAAGTAGTGCTGGCGGTTTAAATTGCTTAATTCAACCGTGTCAAAATCAATGATCGTGAGCTTTTTAACGCCTGAGCGCACAAGCATAACGGCCAAATTCGAGCCTATCCCGCCCGCTCCGCAAATAGCGATATTAAGCTTATTAAGAGCATCTGTAGCTCCCGCCACATTTTGGCTAAACATTTTATTCATCAGCCGCCGCCTACGAAGCAGACTATCTCTACCCTGTCGCCATCGTTTAAAATAGTATCAAATTTATCTTTTGGCAAAATTTCACCGTTTAATTCGGCTACAACTTGCTGGGATTTAAAATTTTTACTTGAGAGAAAATCTTGCAAATTTCGCCCTATAAATTCGCTCTCGTCTTTGCCGTTTATAATTAGCATATTTTGTCTTTGGATTAAATTTGCATCAGAAGTAGCGCATCTTCCTACGTCGGCATTATCCGCTTCAGGTTTAAGGGTCTAAGGCTTGCACCTAATCTCAGCTAACGCTCCCCTGACACATGCGTGATTATAACTTAATTTTTTAAATTTGCCGCTTGGCGATTTAGAAACTAAAATAATAAATTTTATACCTACCACAAGCCTATTGTTGCTTCATAAAAATCAAAGCTAAATATAAATTTTGCCTTTAAAATACCGGCGATACAAAAACAAAGATGAGTATAGTTTTATGAAATCGGCCCAAATTAAGCGAATTTACTATAAATTTCTTGCGCTCAAAACGCCGGCGGCAAGTGCATAAAAAGCCACGCAAAGACTAACGCTAAGCCCAAATAGGCTGATCGCGCCTGTGGTGCTAAAAGTAAGCATAAAAAACGATATGAAGCTGGTAACCGCCGCCATCATAATGCCAAAGATACGCTCATTTACACTCAAATTTTTATTTAAAGCAAATATCATATAATCAATCCCGACCGCACTTGCCAAGATAAGTCCAAACACTACAAAGATATTAATATGCATATCAAACAAGACAAAAATGCAAAGCGTACTCATAACTCCAAGCGTGATTAAGCTCATAACCAAAGAGGCTTTAAGAGCGCCAAAAAACACCCACAAAAGCACAAATGCAAGACAAAAGGCTATAAATTTAAGCATAGCCGCAGACGCTTTAGCTTCAGTGAAATTTTGATTAAGCGCAATTAGAAAATCGACTACAAAAGCGTCGTTTGAAGCTAAAATTTCATCGCTTTTATCGTTATTTGTAAAATTTTTTGCATAAATTACGCTTGAATTTTCATCAAGCAAGAAGCGCTTAAAATCTTTTGCAATATCAAATTTTAAAATTTCATCCAAGCTAAGCGTTTTAACTTGAGATACTTTGTCAAACTCTTTGTTTATCATATCTTCATCAAAGCCCAAATTTGTATAAATTTCTATCATTTTAGGATCGTTTTTAGCTTTTTTAAAAGCGTCTTTTATACTCTCCTGCTCGCTTTGGGTTAGAAAAATTTTAGATATGGATTCGTAGTTTTCAACTAAATTTTCGGCTTTAAGCTCGCTTAAAAGTTTATTTTCAGCTTGCAAGACATCATTGCTGTTTTTAACCACGATCATCAAGCTAGATCCCGCAAGTCCGCCAAGTTCTGATATCTTTTTTGACTGCAAAAGCAGCTCATCAGGAGAGCTTGAATACTCTTTTATATTATCGGTGGTAATTAAATTTGATAAATTTAGTAGCAAAACAGAAGCAAGAAAAATCGCAAGCGAAGATACAAATTTGATTCCGATTTTGCCTGCAAACACAAGGCAAAATTCTTCAAATTTATTTAAAATTTCAGTAAAAATTTTGCTTTGAGTGAAAATTTTGCCCTCAAGAATGAGCGGCAAACAAAAATATGTAAACAAAAACGCACCAAAAAGCGTAAAAAAAGAAAAGACCGCAATCTGCTTTAAAATCTCAAGCTTGGCAAACACAAATACCCCATATCCGCTCATCGTGATAACAAGTCCCAG is a window of Campylobacter sp. CCUG 57310 DNA encoding:
- the thiH gene encoding 2-iminoacetate synthase ThiH; protein product: MSYMDGMQHIDESLMNRVLNLRENYNYEGYTKSDVKRALGMSRVDAEGLRALLSPAAGEFLEEMAARAQSEMKRHFGNGIELFTPLYISNFCDSNCVYCGFSSHNKISRLRLKVDEIKTELESIAKSGLKDVLILTGESAKKRDLSYIGEACKEASKVFSNVGVEIYPLNSDEYAYLHECGVDYVIVFQETYSPEKYAKVHIGGQKMSFAYRFNAQERALMGGMRGVGFAALLGLDDFRKDAFATAIHANFIQQKYPHAEIAISCPRLRPAKNKSEVNAGEVDERSLFQVICAYRIFLPFANITISTRENAKFRNGIIKVAASKISAGVSVGVGTHLDGVKRGDEQFEIDDTRGVDEIYKDILALNLQPVMSNHIYV
- a CDS encoding thiazole synthase, whose protein sequence is MCGNDGEFGAKLGFTKSKKGACVKDDFLELGGHKFSSRFILGSGKFSLSLLEAAIKDAKAQIVTLALRRVNEGGSENILDFIPKDITILPNTSGARNADEAVRIAKLARELGCGDFVKVECIKDSRYLLPDNYETIKATEKLANLGFVVMPYMYPDLNVARDLVNAGAACVMPLGAPIGTNKGLATREFIKILIDEIELPVIVDAGIGSPAQACEAMQMGCAAVMANTAIATSGNVRAMAKAFGLSIEAGRLAYLAGLGEISETARASSPLSGFLE
- the thiF gene encoding sulfur carrier protein ThiS adenylyltransferase ThiF produces the protein MNKMFSQNVAGATDALNKLNIAICGAGGIGSNLAVMLVRSGVKKLTIIDFDTVELSNLNRQHYFIKDIGKPKVVVLKEVLESISQVQIEAIEAKITAENAKEILKNFDVICEAFDSAEQKAMLANFVLANLDSLFIASSGMSGLSGEMKVRKVSEKFYVCGDETSDMKDGVMSPRVNICAGMMANLVLNLALQRAKKERA
- the thiS gene encoding sulfur carrier protein ThiS produces the protein MLIINGKDESEFIGRNLQDFLSSKNFKSQQVVAELNGEILPKDKFDTILNDGDRVEIVCFVGGG